The Cynocephalus volans isolate mCynVol1 chromosome 2, mCynVol1.pri, whole genome shotgun sequence genome window below encodes:
- the HVCN1 gene encoding voltage-gated hydrogen channel 1 → MATGDEKAVTRRAKVAPAERMSKFLRHFTVVGDDYHAWNINYKKWENEEEEEEEQQPPVMPASGEEGRATDPGATPVPTPRPFDFRSKLRKLFSSHRFQVIIICLVILDALLVLAELILDLKIIQRDGNNYAAKVFHCMSIAILVFFMMEIFFKIFAFRLEFFHHKFEILDAVVVVVSFILDIVLLFREHEFEALGLLILLRLWRVVRIINGIIISVKARSERQLLRLKQINIQLAAKIQHLEFSCSEKEQEIERLTKLLREHGLLEEVN, encoded by the exons ATGGCCACTGGGGATGAAAAG GCAGTTACCCGCAGGGCCAAGGTGGCTCCCGCAGAGAGGATGAGCAAGTTCTTGAGGCACTTCACTGTCGTCGGGGATGACTATCATGCCTGGAACATCAACTACAAGAAATGGGAgaatgaagaagaggaggaggaggagcagcagccACCAGTTATGCCAGCCTCAGGAGAGGAGGGCAGGGCCACGGACCCAGGTGCCACTCCTGTCCCCACGCCCAGGCCCTTCGACTTCAGGAGCAAGTTGAGGAAGCTCTTCAGCTCTCACAGGTTTCAG GTCATCATCATTTGCCTGGTCATCCTGGATGCCCTCCTGGTGCTCGCCGAGCTCATTCTGGACCTGAAGATCATCCAGCGCGACGGGAACAACTATGCCGCCAAG GTATTCCACTGCATGAGCATTGCCATCTTGGTCTTTTTTATGAtggagattttctttaaaatatttgcctTCCGCCTGGAGTTCTTCCACCACAAGTTTGAAATCCTGGATGCCGTCGTGGTGGTGGTCTCGTTCATCCTCGACATTGTCCTCCTCTTCCGGGAGCACGAGTTTGAGGCTCTGGGCCTGCTGATTCTCCTCCGGCTGTGGCGGGTGGTGCGCATCATCAATG GGATAATTATCTCGGTTAAGGCACGTTCAGAACGGCAACTCTTACGGTTAAAACAGATAAATATACAATTGGCCGCTAAGATCCAACACCTCGAATTCAGCTGCTCTGAGAAG GAGCAAGAAATTGAAAGACTTACCAAGCTATTGAGGGAGCACGGACTTCTCGAGGAGGTGAACTAG